One segment of Cervus canadensis isolate Bull #8, Minnesota chromosome 32, ASM1932006v1, whole genome shotgun sequence DNA contains the following:
- the LOC122432918 gene encoding zymogen granule protein 16 homolog B-like gives MLLWLTLALLWSPTCWAQQIFGPGGGDYFSTSRDFQNNVTRIFSVYGSFSLYQKKSEQITGVLGSFRHFLSYLAVHTNLWPPFHSGCPRGHFFITSPDDSQKELTGVYGQHTVQGIASISFDWDYPSD, from the exons ATGCTGCTGTGGCTGACCCTCGCCCTGCTGTGGAGCCCCACCTGCTGGGCACAGC AGATATTtgggcctggaggaggtgacTATTTCAGTACTTCTAGAGACTTCCAAAATAATGTCACCAGGATTTTTAGTGTTTACGGGTCATTTTCGCTGTATCAGAAG AAAAGCGAACAAATTACAGGAGTCCTCGGCTCCTTCAGGCATTTCCTCTCCTACTTGGCAGTACACACCAACCTATGGCCCCCCTTCCATTCTGGATGTCCACGTGGCCACTTCTTCATCACTTCCCCTGATGATAGCCAGAAGGAGCTCACTGGAGTCTACGGACAGCATACAGTTCAGGGCATTGCCAGCATCAGCTTTGACTGGGATTATCCTTCAGACTGA